A region of Salvelinus alpinus chromosome 6, SLU_Salpinus.1, whole genome shotgun sequence DNA encodes the following proteins:
- the LOC139577918 gene encoding uro-adherence factor A-like: protein MCSNSRGCSSSSSSSSSSSNSRGCSSCSSSSSSSRGCSSSSSSRGYSSSSSSNSCGCSSSSRCCSSCSSSHWSSRRSSSSRRSSSSRRSSSSHRSSSRSSRSSRSSSCSSSSSRSSSSSRHSSSRSSRHSRCHSNSSSRSSSSSSSSSSSSSSSSSHSSSCSSRSSSRSSSSSRSSSRSSSSSSSSRSSSSSRSSSSSSSSSRSSSSSSSHGSSSSSSSRSSSSSRSSSSHSSSCSSRSSSSSSSSSSRSSSSSRSSSRSSSSSSSRSSSSSCSSSSSRSSSSSSSIRSSSSSSSSRSSSSSSSSHGSSSSSSSSSSSSSRSSSSSSRSSSSSSRSSSSSSSRSSSSSSRSSSSSSRSSSSSSRRSSSSSSRSSSSSRHSSSSSSSRSSSSHSSSRSSSSSSSSSSRSSSSSSSRSSSSSSRSSSSSRSSSSSSRSSNSSSRHSSSSRRRSSSRRSSSSSSRSSSSSRHSSSRSRSRSGSSSSSSSSRSNSSSRSNSSSRSNSSSRSDSSSRSSSSRSSSSSSSSSSSRRSSSSSSNSSSSSSSSSSSSSSSSHSSSSRSSSSSRSRSSSSSSRSSSSSSSSSSSRSSSSSSSSSSSSSSSSSSSSSSSSSSSSSSSSSSSSRSSSSSSRSSSSRHSSSSRRSSSSRRSHSSSSSSSSSISSSSSSSSSISRSHSSSSSSSSSSSCSHSTSISSSSSIGSSSISRSHSSSSSSISRSHGSSISHSSSSISRSHRSSISHSSSSSSSSSISRSHRSSISHSSSSSSSSSISSSSISSSSISRSHSSSSSSSSSSSHSSSSSSSSSSSISHSSSSSSSSSSSSSSSSSSSSRSHSSSISSSSSSSSISRSHSSSSSSSSSSHSSSISRSHSSSSSSSSSSISRSHSSSSSSSSIGRSHSSSISSSSSSSSISRSHSSSSSSSSISRSHSSSSSHSSSISRSHSSSSSSSSSSIGRSHSSSISSSSSSSSISRSHSSSSSSSSSSSIGRSHSSSISSSSSSSSISRSHSSSSSSSSSSSIGRSHSSSISSSSSSSSISRSHSSSSISSSSSSPVWLSW from the coding sequence ATGTGTAGTAATAGTCGTggatgtagtagcagtagtagtagtagtagcagcagtagtaatagtcgtggatgtagtagctgtagtagtagcagcagtagtagtcgtggatgtagtagtagtagcagtagtcgtggatacagtagtagtagcagtagtaatagttgtGGATGTAGCAGTAGCAGTcgttgttgtagtagttgtagtagcagtcaTTGGAGCAGTCGTCGTAGCAGCAGCAGTCGTCGTAGCAGCAGCAGTCGCCGTAGCAGCAGCAGTCATCGTAGCAgcagtcgtagtagtaggagcagtCGTAGTAGCAgttgtagcagtagcagcagtcgtagtagcagcagcagtcgtCATAGCAGTAGTAGGAGCAGTCGTCATAGCAGATGTCATAGTAATAGCAGCagtcgtagtagtagcagcagtagtagtagcagcagtagtagtagtagtagcagcagtcatAGCAGCAGTTGCAGCAGTCGTAGTAGCagtcgtagtagtagcagcagtcgcAGCAGCAGtcgtagtagcagtagtagtagcagcagtcgtagtagtagcagcagtcgtagtagtagcagcagcagtagtagcagtcgtagtagtagtagtagcagcagtcatggtagtagcagtagtagcagcagtcgtagtagtagcagcagtcgtAGTAGCAGCAGTCATAGCAGCAGTTGCAGCAgtcgtagtagcagcagcagtagtagtagcagcagtcgtagtagtagcagcagtcgcAGCAGCAGtcgtagtagcagtagtagtagcagcaggagtagtagcagcagttgtagtagtagcagcagtcgtagtagtagcagcagcagcagcattcgtagtagtagtagtagtagcagcagtcgtagtagtagtagtagtagcagcagtcatggtagtagcagtagtagcagcagcagtagtagtagcagcagtcgtagtagtagtagcagcagtcgtagtagtagtagcagcagtcgtagtagtagtagtagcagcagtcgcagtagtagtagcagcagtcgcagtagtagtagcagcagtcgcagtagtagcagcagcagtcgtcgtagtagtagcagcagcagtcgtagcagcagcagcagtcgtcatagcagtagtagcagcagcagtcgtAGTAGCAGCAGTCATAGCAGCAgtcgtagtagcagcagtagtagtagcagcagcagtcgtagtagcagtagtagtagcagtcgtagtagtagtagcagcagtcgtagtagtagcagcagtcgtagtagtagtagcagcagtcgcagtagtaacagcagcagtcgtCATAGCAGTAGTAGTCGTCGTAGAAGTAGTAGTcgtcgtagtagtagcagcagcagtcgtagcagcagcagcagtcgtCATAGCAGCAGTCGTAGCCGCAGTCGTagtggcagcagtagtagtagtagcagcagtcgtAGTAATAGCAGCAGTCGTAGTAATAGCAGCAGTCGTAGTAATAGCAGCAGTCGTAGTGATAGCAGCAGTCGTAGTAGCAGCAGtcgcagtagtagcagcagtagtagcagtagcagcagtcgtcgtagtagtagtagtagtagcaatagtagtagcagtagcagtagtagcagcagtagcagtagtagcagcagtcacAGTAGTAGCAgtcgtagtagcagcagcagtcgcagtcgtagtagtagtagcagcagtcgtagtagtagcagcagtagtagtagcagcagcagtcgtagcagcagtagtagtagtagcagcagcagtagtagtagtagcagtagtagcagtagtagtagtagcagcagtagtagtagtagcagcagtagtagtagtagcagcagtcgtagtagcagcagtagcagtcgTAGCAGCAGCAGTCGTCATAGCAGTAGTAGTCGTCGTAGCAGTAGTAGTCGTCGTAGtcatagtagcagcagcagcagtagtagtagcatcagtagtagcagcagcagtagtagcagcatcagTCGTAGtcatagtagcagcagcagtagtagcagcagcagcagttgtAGTCATAGTaccagcatcagtagtagtagcagcatcggTAGTAGCAGCATCAGTCGTAGtcatagcagcagtagtagcagcatcagTCGTAGTCATGGTAGCAGCAtcagtcatagtagtagcagcatcagTCGTAGTCATCGTAGCAGCAtcagtcatagtagtagcagcagcagtagtagcagcatcagTCGTAGTCATCGTAGCAGCATCAGtcatagtagcagcagcagcagtagtagcagcatcagTAGTAGCAGCATCAGTAGTAGCAGCATCAGTCGTAgtcatagtagcagtagtagtagtagtagtagtagtagtcatagtagcagcagcagtagtagcagtagtagcagcatcagtcatagtagcagtagtagcagcagcagtagtagtagcagcagcagtagtagtagcagcagcagtcgtAGTCATAGTAGCAGcatcagtagtagcagtagtagtagcagcatcagTCGTAGtcatagtagcagcagcagtagtagcagcagcagtcatAGTAGCAGCATCAGTCGTAgtcatagcagcagcagcagcagtagtagtagcagcatcagTCGTAGtcatagtagcagcagtagtagtagcagcatcggTCGTAGTCATAGTAGCAGcatcagtagtagcagcagcagtagtagcatcaGTCGTAGtcatagtagcagcagcagtagtagcagcatcagTCGTAGtcatagtagcagcagcagtcatAGTAGCAGCATCAGTCGTAgtcatagcagcagcagcagcagtagtagtagcagcatcggTCGTAGTCATAGTAGCAGcatcagtagtagcagcagcagtagtagcatcaGTCGTAgtcatagtagcagtagtagcagcagcagtagtagcagcatcggTCGTAGTCATAGTAGCAGcatcagtagtagcagcagcagtagtagcatcaGTCGTAGtcatagtagcagtagcagcagcagtagtagtagcagcatcggTCGTAGTCATAGTAGCAGcatcagtagtagcagtagtagtagcagcatcagTCGTAGtcatagtagcagcagcatcagtagtagcagcagcagtcctgtgtggctcagttggtaa